In Streptomyces liangshanensis, the DNA window CCGGTGCACGCCCTCGATCAGCCAGTCGGCGCGCGGGTAGAGATCGGCGGGCAGGGTGCCGTCGTGTTCCAGCGGTCCGGCGTGGACGTACAGGTCGCGCAGGCCGGTCCCGCGGATCTGCCGGGCGAAGGCGTCGAGGTCCGCGTCCGTCTTCCGGCCGTCGACCCAGGCGTGGCCCAGCCAGATGGCGTCCTTGCCGCGGGTCCTGGTGCCGTCCGCGAGGTCTCCCGCGTAGTTGGCCCTGAGCGCCACGGCGGCGGTGACGAGGGGGACGACGAGCAGGACCGCGAGGACGAGGGCGACCCGCTTGGGCCACCGGGCGCGGCGGTGCCGCCAGGCCCGTACCAGTGTCCGTCCGAATCCGCGCAGGCGCGTGCGCACAGTCGTCCCCTCCCCTGAGACCCCCGGCCGGGCGGCCGCGTGACGGCCCAGGTTAGGGGGTGTTCTTGTGCGCGGGGGTGGTACGGGAGGGGCTCGTGGGGCGGGCGGGGCGGGCCGGCGCCCGGTCGCGGGGGCCGCGTACCGGACATAGCCTCCTGCTATGTCCTCGCTGGTGCGCCTGACCCGGCTCGCGACGGCGCCGCTGATCACGGCGTGGTGGCTGGTCGTGCCCGGCGCGGGGGCCGCTCGCGCGGCGGGGTCGGGACAGAGTCCGGCGGAGTCGGGGTGGGCGGGCAATCTGGTGCTGCCGCTGGGTGTGCTGGTGCTGGCGGTGGTGATCGCCGGGTACGTCGTCACCAAGCGCCGCCGCCGGGCGGCGCGCGCGGCGGAGCGCCGGGCCGCGTGGGCGGAGCGGGAGGCGCGGGGCGGGGGACGGCCTGCCGGGCGGGGGGACACGCGGGGCGGGCCCTGACGTCCGATGCACCGCACCGGGGCACGCGGGCGGGCCCTGGCGCGCGACTCGGCCGCCTGAGCCCCGTGGGGCGCTCCCCCGGTGTCAGAACATGCTCAGCAGTTGCTCCACCGTCGGCTCCGCCGTCGAGTCCCCGTCGGGCAGCGGCAGTTCGAACCAGACCGTCTTGCCGCGCGGGGTCCTGCGCGAGCCCCACGCCGCGCTCAGCAGGCCCACCAACTGGAGCCCCCGCCCGCCCTCGTCGGTGTCGCGGGCGCGGCGCCGGCGCGGCTGCACGAGGCCCGCGTCCCAGACCTCGCAAACGAGCGTACGGTCGCGCAGCAGCCGGAGCCTGATCTCGCCCTCGCCGTAGCGCAGGGCGTTGGTGACCAGCTCGCTGACCAGCAGTTCCACCGTGTCGACCAGGGCTTCCAGGTCCCAGTCGACCAGCTGCGCCCGGGCCAGCTCCCTGGCCCGCCCCACCGAGCGGGGCTCGCGCGGCAGCCGCCAGTCGCCCACGGCGTCGGCCGGGAGCCCCTGGATCCTGGCCATGAGCAGGGCGATGTCGTCCTCGCCGTGCCGGGTGTCGAGCGTGTTCAGGACGTGGTCGCAGACGTCCTCCAGCGGCCGTACGGGGTGGGACAGCGCCGCCCGGAAGGCGGTCAGGCCCTCGTCCAGCGGCTGGTCCCGCGACTCGACCAGGCCGTCCGTGTAGAGCGACAGCAGCGCGCCCTCCGCGAGCTCCACCTCCACCTGCTCGAAGGGCTCGCCCCCCACGCCGAGGGGCATGCCCGGCGGTACGTCGAGCAGCAGCGGCTCCTCGCCCGGCTCCACGACGACCGGGGGCGGGTGCCCGGCGTTGGCGAACGTGCAGCGCCGGGTGACCGGGTCGTAGACCGCGTACACACATGTCGCGAGGTAGACCTCGGAGAGGTCGGCGTCGCGGGACTTGTGGGCGACCCGGGAAGCCTGCTGTGCGCCGCTCGGCGTGCCGAGGCCCCGCGCGATCTCGTCCAACGCCGAGAGCACCTCGGCCGGTTCCAGGTCGAGCAGGGCCAACGTACGGACGGCGGTGCGCAGTTCGCCCATGGCCACGGCGGCCCGCAGCCCGCGTCCCATCACGTCGCCGACGACCAACGCGGTCCGGTGCCCGGGCAGTTCGATGACGTCGAACCAGTCGCCGCCCACCTCCGTGGCGGTGTTGCCCGGCAGGTAGCGACACGCGATGTCGAGGCCGGCCGCCTCGGGGTCGCCCGGCGGCAGCAGGCTGCGCTGGAGGATCAGCGCGCGCTCGTGCTCCCGGCGGTAGAGGCGCGCGTTGTCGATGCAGACGGCCGCGCGGGCGGCCAGCTCGACGGCGAGCGCGCGGTCGCGGTCACCGAACGGCTCGCTGCCCTTCGTACGGGAGAACTGGGCGAGCCCCACGACGGCGTCGTGCGCCACCAGCGGGACGGCCAGCGTCGACTGGATGAGGCTGCCCGCGCTCCCGGGGACGGCCTGCGTCCGGCCGGTGCGCAGCGCGTTGGCGGCGAGCGAGCTGAACGGGAAGCGGTGGACCGCGCCGACCTCCGGAGGCACGTACCCGCCCTCCAGCAGGTCGCCCGGTCCGGTCAGCGGCGCGTCCGACACGGCGCTGGCGAACGCGACCCGGCGCAGCGAGGCGCTGCCGCCGCCCGACTCGGAGCGGGAGGAGCCGCCGCGTCCCGGCGGGGCCTCCTCGCCGGTGAGCAGGCTCTGGTAGAGGTCCACGGCGGCCAGGTCGCAGAAGCCGGGGACGGCGACGTCGAGGAGCTCGCGGGCGGTGGTCTCCAGGTCCAGCGAGTTGCCGATCCGGGCGCTCGCCTCGTTGAGGAGGGCGAGGTTCCGGCGGGCGCTGGCGGCCTCGCGGGCGGCGATGTGACGGCGTGTGACATCCATGCCGATCCCGGCCACCCCGATGGGCCGGCCAGCCCCGCTGTGCACGCGGTAGAGGTTGATGGACCAGTGCCTGCGGTCCTTGCCGCCGGGCTGCGTCCCCACGATCTGGAAGTCGTTGACCGCCTCGCCGGTCTCCAGGACCCGCTTGAGGGCGCCGGTCAGGCGGTCGGCCTCGGGGCGGGACAGGTAGTCGTGGACGGTACGGCCGCGGTGGTCCTCGATCGCGCCGCCGAAGACCTTCGCGAAGCGCGCGTTGGCGCGCTGCACCCGGAGATCGTTGCCGAACAGCAGGAAGCCGAAGGGAGATTGGCCGAAAATGGCCTGCGACGAGGCGAGGTCGGTTTCGATCCGGCGCAACGCCCTGACGTCGACGACCACGCAGAGCGCGGCCCGTTCGCCGGTCTCCGTCTCACTGGGCATCACATAGATCTCGGCCAGGCCGTGCCCGCCGCCCTCGTGGGGCATGCGGAAGGGGACCAGGCCGGTCCACTCCTTGCCGTCCAGGATCTCGGCGACCCGGCGGTGCCCGCGCGGACGCAGCTCGGCGGGCATGAACACCTCGACCGGGTCCTTGCCCCTGACCTGGTGCGGAGCGATCCCGAACAGCTCAGCGGCCCGCACGCTCCACTGGTCGACCAGCCCGTCGGGGCCGATCGAGAACGAAGCGACTCTTATGTAGTCATAGATCGAGCCGGGCGGACTGCTCTGCCACACGACGTCGCCCGTCGTCCCAGGTATCTCGCTCACGCGACCGTCCCCTCCAGCTCACGCACCGGACCGGCCATTCCCGCAGTATTCAGCACTACGGCCCCGGCAGGCACGGCGTTCACGATCACAGCACGGTCTCGTTCTTTTTGAGCCGAGTCCAGACCGGATTCGACATGATCGTTCCCGTGATCGTTGTCCCTTCACACTTCTAACCAGGCAGAGGTAGCTCGAACCACACGGTCTTGCCCGTCTTCCCGCGGCGCGTGCCCCAGCGCCGGGAGGAACAGGCCACGAGCCGCAGGCCACGGCCGCCCTCGTCGTCGAGGGCCGAGGTGCGCGGGGTGGGCGGGTCAGGGAGGGGATCGGAGACTTCCACGAGCAGGGCGCGGCCCGTGGCGGGGGCGGTGTCCCCCTGGGGACAGGTCGAGGGGTCCGGGGCGGGAGCGAGGTCGACGATCGCGAGCTTCACCCCGATGGGGCCGGGCGTGTACCGCAGCGAATTGGTCACCAGCTCGCTGACCAGCAGAACGGCCGCCTCGCAGACGGCAGGGACCATCTCCCAGGCGCGGAGCGTGTCACGGACGGAATGGCGGGCGGTGCGCACGGCCCCCGGCTCGGCGGGGAAGGTCCACTCGGAGCGTGCGCCCTGCGTGTCGATCAAGCCGACCACTTCTTCCCGACCGCCGAGAGAACCACATCCCTTTTAGGGGGTCAATCTGCCCATACCCGAAATATGGGGTGAGCTATCTCCTCGGCGGGACGGCTCTGCCCCCGGCGGGCGCACAGTGGCACAAACGGCGTACAGGGCGTACGGACGCGGCGCACGGCCCCGCCCCGTCCCCGCGTACGGCGCTCAGCGGGTCGGGCGGTCCAGGGCGTCGCGGAGCAGACGGGCGGCCTCGGCGACGGCCGGGCGGTCCTGGTCGAGCCAGTCGACCGTGTGGACCTCGTCCGGGCCGAGCCAGCGCAGCTCGTCGTGGTCCTCCAGCGGCGTGGGCTCACCGGAGAGCAGCCGGGCCGTCCACACCTGGAGGACACGGCCCCGGCCCAGCGGCCACTGGCCGGGGATCCGCTCCACGGGGAGCGTCTCGACACCCAGCTCCTCGCGCAGCTCCCGTACCAGCGCCTCCTCGGGGCCCTCCCCCGGCTCCACCTTGCCGCCGGGCAGCTCCCAGCGGCCGGCCAGCTCGGGCGGCGCGCTGCGGCGGGCGGCCAGCAGCCGCCCGCGGTCGCAGAGGGCGCCCGCGACCACGACACGATCATCCATGGGCGCGAGCCTAACGGGCCGGGGGGCGCCGCCCGCGACGCGTGCCCGGCGGCGGTCGCGCGGCCGGGTCACGTGTCAGCGGCGGCACGTGTCAGCGGGTCGTTTGTACGACGCGCTCCACCCAGTAGAGGCGGCCGGGGCCGCGGGCGTCGAGGTTGTCGGCGATCTTCTGGGCCTCGTCCTTGGTCGCGTACCTGCCGACCCGGTAGCGATTGCCGTTGCCGTCCTGCCGTATCACCAGCCAGGGGAGCGCGGCTCCACTGTCGTTCATCGCGCCCCTCCCGCCGCCGGCCTGCATCTCTCTGAAGATTCCCGGGAAACCGCAGTACGCATATGCCCGAGCGTACGCCTGACCTTCACTCAGCGGATACGTATTCACACAAAGAGGTACGCGAGGGGCGGGTGAACGGCGGTACGAGGAAGGGGGCGTACGCCCGGCGCACGCCCCCTTCGCCTCCCGCCCCGATGCCCGGGGGCCGGGGTCGCGTCAGGTCCGGCCGACCGTACGTACCGTCGGCAGCGGCATCAGGACCGGCGCCGCGTCCTTCATCTTCCGGCAGGCGTCCCCGCACGTCGAGTCGAGCGAGCAGCACAACGAGCAGATCGGCCCCGACCGGACCGGGCAGTCGGCGATGTCCGGGAGTTCGTACGCCGTCTCGCAGACCGCGCAGTGATGGGTGGCGGTGATGTCGGGGACCTCGACGCCCGGTCCGTTGACCGGATTCGGCCGCGCCAGGTAGTACCTCCCTTTCGTCAGCCAGGCGATCAACGGGCAGAGGATCAGGGCGAGTCCGGCCGCGATGAAGGTCGAGAAGGCCTCCGCGTACGTCCCGAACAGCCCGAAGAAGGCGAGGATCGAGACCACGGACGCGATCACCATCGCCCCGAACCCGGCCGGGTTGACCGCGTACAGGTACGCCCGCTTGAACTCGATGTACGGCGGGCTCAGCCCGATCCGTTTGTTGATCACGAGGTCGGCGGCGACCGCGGTGATCCAGGCGATGCCCACGTTCGAGTAGAAGCCCAGCAGCTTGTTGAGGGCCGCGAACATGTTCATCTCCATCAGCGTCAGCGCGATGGCGAGGTTGAGGAAGATGTACCAGACCCGCCCCGGGTGCTTGTGCGTGATGCGGGAGAAGAAGTTCGACCAGGACAGCGAGCCGCTGTAGGCGTTGGTGACGTTGATCTTGATCTGGGAGACGATCACGAAGATCGCGGCGGCGGGCAGCGCGAAGGAGCCGAGCCACGGCCTGAGCGCCTCGATCTGCGGGGCGATGGGCTCCAGCGCGTGGGTCTTGCCGACCGCCTCCAGCGCCACGAACGCGAGGAACGCGCCGCCGAGCTGCTTCGCCGCGCCGATGACGACCCAGCCGGGCCCGGCGGCGAGGACGGCCACGTTCCAGCGGCGCCTGTTCTCCCGCGTCTTGGCGGGCATGAAGCGCAGGTAGTCGGCCTGTTCGCCGATCTGGGCGATGAGCGAGAGCGCCACACCCGTACCGAGCCCGAAGCCGATCCAGTCGAAGCCCGAGCCGGCCCCTTCCGTGCCGCCGAAGGAGCTGAACGCGCCCCAGGAGCCCGGCGCGTGGAAGGCGAGCACGACGAACGGCAGGACCAGGCCGACGAGCCAGATCGGCTGGGTCCACGCCTGGACCTTGGCCAGCGCGCCCATCCCCCGGAACACGATGGGGATGACGATGAGCGTGGTGACCAAGTAGCCGACCTGGACCGGGAGTCCGATGGCCTGGTGCATGGCCTGCGCCATGATCGAGCCTTCGAGGGCGAAGAAGATGAAGGTGAAGGACGCGTAGATCAGCGAGGTCAGCGTCGAGCCGAAGTAGCCGAAGCCGGCGCCGCGGGTGATGAGGTCCATGTCCAGGCCGTACTTGGCGCAGGCCCGCGCGATCGGGATGCCTGTGACGAAGATGATCGCCGCCGCCGTGAGGATGGAGGCGAACCCGCTGGTGAAGCCGTACGTGAACACGATCGAGGCGCCGATCGCGAAGTCCGCCAGATACGCGATCCCGCCGAGCGCGGTGCCCGCGACCGTCGAGGGCGACCAGCGGCGGAACGAGTGCGGCGCGTAGCGGAGCGAGTAGTCCTCGCGGCTCTCGTCGGCGGCGAGCTTGGCGTAGCTGCGCGCCGGCCCCTCGTCGGGTGGGCTGTCGGAGGTGGGGATCGCGGTGTCCGTCATCGCTGCCTTCCCGTTCGTCTGCGTGCACCGGGTGCGGTACGAACGGGAAGGTAGAAGCCGGACATGACGGGGCGCCCCAGCGTGTCGTTGCCCCGCCGTTACGGCAGGACGGCGGGGGTTAACTCGCCGTCACGGCGCGCGGACGGCGGGCTCCGACTATCGGTCGGACGACAGAAACGAGCGCGGGCACGGGTGTTGGCGCTCGCGCTTGCCCGGCAACGCGTTCATTTCACCGACAAGTGGTACGCCACCCGGTAGCGGTCCGCCGGCACCACCACGTCCGCCGTCTCGACCGCGCGCCCCGACGCGAAGTACGTCCGCTCCAGGACCATCACCACGTGTCCGGGGACCCCGCCGAGCGACATGAGCTCCTCCGCAAGCCCCGGGCGCGCGCCGACCTCCTCCAGCACGTTGTCCACGACGATGTCGATGGCCGCCATCCGCTCCACGACCCCGCACCCGCCGAGCGGCCCCTCCTCGGGCAGCATCACCGGCGTCCGCCCCGTGACCGCCAGGGGCTCCCAGGAGGTGGAGAGCATCATCGGCTCGCCCCCGTCGCGGAACACGTACCGCGTCCGCATCACCCGGTCCTCCGGCTCGATGCCGAGCCGCGCGGCGATCTCCGGGCCCGCCACGTCCTGTTCGCTGCTGGACTGCCACGTCCCCCGCACGCCGTCCGCCGTCTGCTCCTGGCGGAAGGGGCTGGAGCCGCTCGGCGGCCGGTACCCGGAGCGGGCGATGCGGCGCGGGACCGGGCGCTCCCGCACGTACGTGCCCGACCCGGAGCGGCCCTCCACCAGCCCTTCGGCCATCAGCACCTTGCGCGCCTCCAGCGCGACCGTGTCGGACACGCCGTACTCCTCGCGGATGCGGGCCTGCGAGGGCAGTCGGGTGCGGGGCGGCAGCGCGCCGTTGGCGATCTTCTTGCGGAGATCACCGGCGACACGCAGATAGGCAGGCTGCTCACCAAAAGCCATTGACCACTCCCAACGGGTTGACAGACAGCAACAGCCTGACGACCGTGGGTTGTCATCCGCAAGCATGGGCCAGGGTTTCACCCGAAGTGATGATTTGTGCTCACGGAATGCTTATCGCGCGGATGAATGATCCGGACGTACCGACAACTTCCCGACCATCAGCCCGAATCCCCTCTTGACCTCAATGGTCCAGACCAATACCTTTCCTGCCCATGAGCCTCACGCTGAGCAGCGCTCGAAGCGCAGGAACTCCCCGGAACACCCGAAGAACCCTTGGCAGGCTGGCAGTTGCCGCCTGCTCCCTGTCCCTTCTCGCCACGCTCTCGCCCGCGGCCTCGGCGGTCACCACCGCCTCGGCCACGTCGGCGTCCACGGCGAAGCACGACGGCGGCAAGAGCGGCGGTACGAGCGGCCGCGAGTACAAGCGCGTCGGCTACTTCACCCAATGGGGCGTCTACGGACGCAACTTCCAGGTCAAGGACCTGGACACCAGCGGGCAGGCCGCCAAGCTGAGCCACATCAACTACGCCTTCGGCAACGTGAACGCCGAGGGCAAGTGCTTCACGGGCAACGTCGCCGGCGAGGCCGACGCGTGGGCCGACTACGCGCGCCCGCTCGACGCGGCCGGTTCGGTGGACGGCGTGGCCGACACCGCCGAGCAGCCCCTCGCGGGCAACTTCAACCAGCTGCGCGAACTGAAGGCCAAGCACCCCGGCCTCAAGGTGCTGATCTCCCTGGGCGGTTGGAGCTGGTCCACCCACTTCTCGGACGCGGCCCGCACGCCCGCCTCGCGCAAGGCGCTGGTCTCCTCCTGCATCGACCTCTACATCAAGGGCAACCTGCCCGTCGACGGCACGCGCGGTGGCGCGGGCGCGGCGGCCGGTCTCTTCGACGGGGTCGACATCGACTGGGAGTGGCCCGGTTCCGCGGGCGACACGGACACCGTCTACCGGCCCGAGGACAAGCGGAACTTCACCGCGCTGGTGCACGAGTTCCGTACCCAGCTCGACGCGTACGCCAAGAGCCAGGCGCCGCGCGGCAAGAAGGCGAAGCACTACGA includes these proteins:
- a CDS encoding SpoIIE family protein phosphatase; translation: MSEIPGTTGDVVWQSSPPGSIYDYIRVASFSIGPDGLVDQWSVRAAELFGIAPHQVRGKDPVEVFMPAELRPRGHRRVAEILDGKEWTGLVPFRMPHEGGGHGLAEIYVMPSETETGERAALCVVVDVRALRRIETDLASSQAIFGQSPFGFLLFGNDLRVQRANARFAKVFGGAIEDHRGRTVHDYLSRPEADRLTGALKRVLETGEAVNDFQIVGTQPGGKDRRHWSINLYRVHSGAGRPIGVAGIGMDVTRRHIAAREAASARRNLALLNEASARIGNSLDLETTARELLDVAVPGFCDLAAVDLYQSLLTGEEAPPGRGGSSRSESGGGSASLRRVAFASAVSDAPLTGPGDLLEGGYVPPEVGAVHRFPFSSLAANALRTGRTQAVPGSAGSLIQSTLAVPLVAHDAVVGLAQFSRTKGSEPFGDRDRALAVELAARAAVCIDNARLYRREHERALILQRSLLPPGDPEAAGLDIACRYLPGNTATEVGGDWFDVIELPGHRTALVVGDVMGRGLRAAVAMGELRTAVRTLALLDLEPAEVLSALDEIARGLGTPSGAQQASRVAHKSRDADLSEVYLATCVYAVYDPVTRRCTFANAGHPPPVVVEPGEEPLLLDVPPGMPLGVGGEPFEQVEVELAEGALLSLYTDGLVESRDQPLDEGLTAFRAALSHPVRPLEDVCDHVLNTLDTRHGEDDIALLMARIQGLPADAVGDWRLPREPRSVGRARELARAQLVDWDLEALVDTVELLVSELVTNALRYGEGEIRLRLLRDRTLVCEVWDAGLVQPRRRRARDTDEGGRGLQLVGLLSAAWGSRRTPRGKTVWFELPLPDGDSTAEPTVEQLLSMF
- a CDS encoding ATP-binding protein, coding for MVGLIDTQGARSEWTFPAEPGAVRTARHSVRDTLRAWEMVPAVCEAAVLLVSELVTNSLRYTPGPIGVKLAIVDLAPAPDPSTCPQGDTAPATGRALLVEVSDPLPDPPTPRTSALDDEGGRGLRLVACSSRRWGTRRGKTGKTVWFELPLPG
- a CDS encoding (deoxy)nucleoside triphosphate pyrophosphohydrolase, whose amino-acid sequence is MDDRVVVAGALCDRGRLLAARRSAPPELAGRWELPGGKVEPGEGPEEALVRELREELGVETLPVERIPGQWPLGRGRVLQVWTARLLSGEPTPLEDHDELRWLGPDEVHTVDWLDQDRPAVAEAARLLRDALDRPTR
- a CDS encoding SPOR domain-containing protein; amino-acid sequence: MNDSGAALPWLVIRQDGNGNRYRVGRYATKDEAQKIADNLDARGPGRLYWVERVVQTTR
- a CDS encoding purine-cytosine permease family protein, yielding MTDTAIPTSDSPPDEGPARSYAKLAADESREDYSLRYAPHSFRRWSPSTVAGTALGGIAYLADFAIGASIVFTYGFTSGFASILTAAAIIFVTGIPIARACAKYGLDMDLITRGAGFGYFGSTLTSLIYASFTFIFFALEGSIMAQAMHQAIGLPVQVGYLVTTLIVIPIVFRGMGALAKVQAWTQPIWLVGLVLPFVVLAFHAPGSWGAFSSFGGTEGAGSGFDWIGFGLGTGVALSLIAQIGEQADYLRFMPAKTRENRRRWNVAVLAAGPGWVVIGAAKQLGGAFLAFVALEAVGKTHALEPIAPQIEALRPWLGSFALPAAAIFVIVSQIKINVTNAYSGSLSWSNFFSRITHKHPGRVWYIFLNLAIALTLMEMNMFAALNKLLGFYSNVGIAWITAVAADLVINKRIGLSPPYIEFKRAYLYAVNPAGFGAMVIASVVSILAFFGLFGTYAEAFSTFIAAGLALILCPLIAWLTKGRYYLARPNPVNGPGVEVPDITATHHCAVCETAYELPDIADCPVRSGPICSLCCSLDSTCGDACRKMKDAAPVLMPLPTVRTVGRT
- a CDS encoding GntR family transcriptional regulator, encoding MAFGEQPAYLRVAGDLRKKIANGALPPRTRLPSQARIREEYGVSDTVALEARKVLMAEGLVEGRSGSGTYVRERPVPRRIARSGYRPPSGSSPFRQEQTADGVRGTWQSSSEQDVAGPEIAARLGIEPEDRVMRTRYVFRDGGEPMMLSTSWEPLAVTGRTPVMLPEEGPLGGCGVVERMAAIDIVVDNVLEEVGARPGLAEELMSLGGVPGHVVMVLERTYFASGRAVETADVVVPADRYRVAYHLSVK
- a CDS encoding glycoside hydrolase family 18 protein, translating into MSLTLSSARSAGTPRNTRRTLGRLAVAACSLSLLATLSPAASAVTTASATSASTAKHDGGKSGGTSGREYKRVGYFTQWGVYGRNFQVKDLDTSGQAAKLSHINYAFGNVNAEGKCFTGNVAGEADAWADYARPLDAAGSVDGVADTAEQPLAGNFNQLRELKAKHPGLKVLISLGGWSWSTHFSDAARTPASRKALVSSCIDLYIKGNLPVDGTRGGAGAAAGLFDGVDIDWEWPGSAGDTDTVYRPEDKRNFTALVHEFRTQLDAYAKSQAPRGKKAKHYDLSAFVPAAPAKIDAGFDIPRIMRDFDFVNLQGYDFHVSGEATTSQQSALYAARGDFSVDQTVRDWERRGAPARKLVVGLPFYGQGWTGVTGGGDGLGQPAAAPAPGVWAPGSEDYKVLKGLAASGAYKVHRDVKNGSAWLFDGTTLWTYDDPQVLRAKTAYIRHKGLGGAMVWSMDGDTANGELTTAIDRGLSGR